The Seriola aureovittata isolate HTS-2021-v1 ecotype China chromosome 8, ASM2101889v1, whole genome shotgun sequence genome contains the following window.
TTTCATCACTTGTCTCGTATTAACATTTGCAACTCAACAAATCCTTCGACCTTAATGAGAATACATCATGAACCTAACCAAACTGTGATTGTTGCATGAGCTTAAACTAACTCAAAAGcagttgaaaacaaacaaatttatGGTACAGTTTGGAAATCTGCCTTCTAGAGATAGATTTGAAATTTTGGGTCCACCTACCTGCCAAGATCTGCGTATGCCATATCGTAGCTTGTTGACAAAGTGCTCACAATTCCACTTGGTGACATCGTAATTCATGTCCTGACCCACCAAGGAAAGGGCCTCCTTCACAATTTCCTGGGCTGGCCGAGGACTGCGTTTGTTGTCCAGTTTGTTATTTACGCGCCACTCGTCATTGCCTGCCACATCCTTgagtttttgtctctttactTTGCCTTTGCAACCCTTAGATTTTGTTTGTGGCTTGGACGAGTTGGACGAGCTGGAGAAGCTGTCTGAGCCTAAGAGTATGAGGAAGAGGGAAAGACAAATAAGTTAGACTTCATATATCATCTGAAGGTTGTAACATGTTTTATGATGAGTTTGAACATTTATGTTGAGATTTGTTTTATCATTCGATTTGTGGAAGTTGAATAAAATGTTGGTTGGTTTAATCAACTAAATAATAATGGTCTGCACTCTCTGGTCTGCACAGCATTGCATCTTGGCTGCTAAATGAAGGTCTTTACTGGGAGTGGCCAGTGTTTGGGAGCATCAGTCCAGACTCTG
Protein-coding sequences here:
- the LOC130173564 gene encoding phospholipase A and acyltransferase 3-like isoform X2; translated protein: MPKLGDLIEIFRTNVSGVRVPLLDYQHWAVYVGDGYVVHLVNLGSDSFSSSSNSSKPQTKSKGCKGKVKRQKLKDVAGNDEWRVNNKLDNKRSPRPAQEIVKEALSLVGQDMNYDVTKWNCEHFVNKLRYGIRRSWQVLKYTLVVGAGYVGGAAGTLLGPLGTVGGAAGAAVYTKALLDKLD
- the LOC130173564 gene encoding phospholipase A and acyltransferase 3-like isoform X1, with the protein product MKPKLGDLIEIFRTNVSGVRVPLLDYQHWAVYVGDGYVVHLVNLGSDSFSSSSNSSKPQTKSKGCKGKVKRQKLKDVAGNDEWRVNNKLDNKRSPRPAQEIVKEALSLVGQDMNYDVTKWNCEHFVNKLRYGIRRSWQVLKYTLVVGAGYVGGAAGTLLGPLGTVGGAAGAAVYTKALLDKLD